A genome region from Alistipes dispar includes the following:
- the dnaX gene encoding DNA polymerase III subunit gamma/tau, whose protein sequence is MSDFIVSARKYRPATFRSVVGQKHITSTLQNAIERGQLAHAYLFCGPRGVGKTTCARIFAKAINCLAPHGAEACNECESCRSFNEGRSLNIHELDAASNNSVEDIRTLIEQVRIIPQVGRYSVFIIDEVHMLSAAAFNAFLKTLEEPPAHAIFILATTEKHKIIPTILSRCQIYDFNRIRVEDSVEYLRYIASEEGVAADEESLNLIAQKADGGMRDALSMFDKAVSFCGTTLDYRNVAQTLNVLDYDTYFGVTEMLLRGDYAEALVTFDAVLSKGFSGQTFMAGLNRHMRDLLMAERPETLRLIEMTGTLLERYRTQAGACSVEFLFGAISVLTELDGKIRQSSNQRLLVELGLMKIAGLGQKKNDLLTPSGEYPLPELTPRTAAPAARAETQPAPPPPASGTEGAANAARLRPEPAPAAEGPRPEPSGRAAPSPEPAAASGMRPDGNVPPAAAPATASGTAPATRPGPAAPIGTEVPAADTRPAAAPQPVPQPEARPAGTARRPLISGTSLSDLLASAGNPAAQSEKTQDPEPAAATVDPECAAKLERARERILALIRERRPRFVPAFEQMLFRGDTIAVSVPTTELRDEILRSKTGMLMRIAELAGVTGRIELEITVNEQIRAARPIRLEDRVKYITEKNPLVAELRKALDLEVE, encoded by the coding sequence ATGAGTGATTTCATCGTCAGCGCACGCAAATACCGCCCGGCGACGTTCCGTTCGGTCGTCGGGCAGAAGCATATCACCTCGACGCTCCAGAACGCCATCGAGCGCGGTCAGCTGGCCCACGCCTACCTCTTCTGCGGCCCCCGCGGCGTAGGCAAGACCACCTGCGCCCGCATCTTCGCCAAGGCGATCAACTGCCTCGCGCCCCACGGCGCCGAGGCGTGCAACGAGTGCGAATCGTGCCGCTCGTTCAACGAGGGAAGGTCGCTCAACATCCACGAGCTGGACGCCGCGTCGAACAACTCCGTGGAGGACATCCGCACGCTCATCGAACAAGTGCGCATCATCCCGCAGGTGGGCCGCTACTCGGTGTTCATCATCGACGAGGTCCACATGCTCTCGGCCGCGGCCTTCAACGCCTTCCTCAAGACGCTCGAAGAGCCGCCCGCACACGCGATCTTCATCCTCGCCACCACCGAGAAACACAAGATCATCCCCACGATCCTCTCGCGCTGCCAGATTTACGACTTCAACCGCATCCGTGTCGAGGATTCGGTGGAATACCTCCGCTACATCGCATCCGAGGAGGGCGTCGCCGCCGACGAGGAGTCGCTCAACCTCATCGCGCAGAAAGCCGACGGCGGCATGCGCGACGCCCTCTCCATGTTCGACAAGGCCGTGTCGTTCTGCGGCACGACGCTCGACTACCGCAACGTGGCCCAAACGCTGAACGTGCTCGACTACGACACCTATTTCGGCGTGACGGAGATGCTTCTGCGGGGCGACTACGCCGAGGCGCTCGTCACCTTCGACGCGGTGCTTTCGAAAGGCTTCTCGGGCCAGACCTTCATGGCCGGCCTGAACCGCCACATGCGCGACCTGCTGATGGCCGAACGCCCCGAGACGCTGCGGCTGATCGAAATGACCGGCACGCTGCTGGAACGATACCGGACGCAGGCGGGCGCCTGCAGTGTCGAGTTCCTGTTCGGTGCGATCTCCGTGCTGACGGAGCTCGACGGGAAAATCCGGCAGTCGTCCAACCAACGGCTGCTCGTGGAGCTGGGACTGATGAAGATCGCCGGTCTCGGCCAAAAAAAAAATGATCTCCTGACCCCATCCGGGGAGTATCCGCTCCCCGAACTGACGCCCCGCACGGCAGCCCCGGCGGCCCGCGCGGAAACGCAACCCGCGCCCCCGCCCCCTGCCTCCGGCACGGAAGGCGCGGCTAACGCCGCAAGGCTCCGGCCGGAACCCGCCCCGGCGGCGGAAGGCCCGCGTCCCGAACCTTCGGGCCGTGCGGCGCCGTCCCCGGAACCGGCCGCGGCATCCGGAATGCGTCCGGACGGAAACGTTCCGCCCGCGGCAGCTCCCGCGACGGCATCCGGAACGGCCCCGGCGACACGCCCCGGCCCGGCCGCACCGATCGGCACGGAGGTTCCGGCAGCGGACACCCGCCCCGCGGCAGCTCCGCAACCGGTCCCGCAACCCGAGGCAAGGCCCGCAGGGACGGCCCGGCGGCCGCTGATCTCCGGAACGTCGCTCTCGGACCTGCTGGCCTCGGCCGGCAATCCGGCGGCGCAGTCCGAGAAGACGCAGGACCCCGAACCGGCCGCCGCAACGGTCGATCCGGAGTGCGCGGCGAAGCTGGAACGGGCGCGGGAACGCATCCTGGCGCTGATCCGCGAACGGCGGCCGCGCTTCGTCCCGGCCTTCGAGCAGATGCTCTTCCGCGGCGACACGATCGCGGTGAGCGTCCCGACGACGGAGTTGCGCGACGAAATCCTGCGCAGCAAGACCGGAATGCTCATGCGGATCGCCGAGCTGGCCGGAGTGACGGGACGGATCGAGCTGGAGATCACGGTCAATGAACAGATACGGGCCGCGCGCCCGATCAGACTCGAGGACCGGGTGAAGTACATCACGGAGAAAAACCCGCTGGTGGCGGAACTCCGGAAAGCCCTGGACCTGGAGGTGGAATAA
- the tyrS gene encoding tyrosine--tRNA ligase, which produces MAIKNFIEELEWRGMIHTIMPGAKEQLEKEMTTAYLGIDPTADSLHIGHLVGVMILKHFQMCGHRPLALVGGATGMIGDPSGKSQERNLLDERTLRHNQEAIKRQLAKLLDFDSDAPNAARMVNNYDWMKDFTFLDFIRDIGKCITVNYMMAKDSVKKRFNGEGDGMSFTEFTYQLVQGYDFLHLYQTMGCKIQLGGADQWGNITTGTELIRRKLGSEAEAFAITCPLITKADGTKFGKTESGNVWLDPRYTSPYKFYQFWLNVSDEDAKRYIKIFTLLDRETIGALIAEHDAAPHLRVLQKRLAQEITTMIHSREEYEKAVEASAILFGGTTSEALRRIDEQTLLQVFEGVPQFRIARAGLGLPFVELAAEKTQVFPSKGECRKLVQGGGVSLNKEKVTDPMREVTDADLIAGKYLLVQRGKKNYYLVIAE; this is translated from the coding sequence ATGGCAATCAAGAATTTCATCGAAGAACTCGAATGGCGCGGCATGATCCACACGATCATGCCCGGCGCGAAGGAACAACTCGAAAAGGAGATGACGACGGCCTACCTGGGCATCGACCCCACGGCCGACTCGCTGCATATCGGCCACCTGGTAGGCGTGATGATTCTCAAGCATTTCCAGATGTGCGGCCACCGTCCGCTGGCCCTCGTGGGCGGCGCGACGGGCATGATCGGCGACCCCTCGGGCAAGTCGCAGGAGCGCAACCTGCTCGACGAGCGGACCCTCCGGCACAACCAGGAGGCGATCAAGCGGCAACTGGCCAAACTGCTCGACTTCGACTCCGACGCCCCGAACGCCGCGCGCATGGTGAACAACTACGACTGGATGAAGGACTTCACGTTCCTCGATTTCATCCGCGACATCGGCAAGTGCATCACCGTCAATTACATGATGGCCAAGGATTCGGTCAAGAAGCGCTTCAACGGCGAAGGCGACGGCATGTCGTTCACCGAATTCACCTACCAGCTCGTGCAGGGCTACGACTTCCTGCACCTCTACCAGACGATGGGCTGCAAGATCCAGCTCGGCGGCGCCGACCAGTGGGGCAACATCACCACCGGCACGGAGCTGATCCGCCGCAAGCTGGGCTCCGAAGCCGAAGCCTTCGCCATCACCTGCCCGCTCATCACCAAGGCCGACGGCACGAAGTTCGGCAAGACCGAGAGCGGCAACGTCTGGCTCGACCCGCGCTATACGTCGCCCTACAAGTTCTACCAGTTCTGGCTCAACGTGAGCGACGAGGACGCCAAACGCTACATCAAGATCTTCACGCTGCTCGACCGGGAAACGATCGGCGCGCTCATCGCCGAGCACGACGCCGCCCCGCACCTGCGCGTGTTGCAGAAACGCCTGGCGCAGGAGATCACCACGATGATCCACTCCCGGGAAGAGTACGAGAAGGCCGTCGAGGCCTCGGCCATCCTCTTCGGCGGCACGACCTCCGAGGCGCTGCGCCGGATAGACGAGCAGACGCTGCTGCAGGTCTTCGAGGGCGTGCCGCAGTTCCGCATCGCCCGCGCCGGACTGGGCCTGCCGTTCGTGGAGCTGGCGGCCGAAAAGACGCAGGTGTTCCCCTCGAAGGGCGAGTGCCGCAAGCTGGTGCAGGGCGGCGGCGTGTCCCTCAACAAGGAGAAGGTGACCGATCCGATGCGCGAGGTGACCGACGCGGACCTCATCGCCGGCAAATACCTCCTCGTGCAGCGCGGCAAGAAGAACTACTACCTCGTAATCGCCGAATAG